ACCATGACAGGCCAAGTAAATGGTCAAGCATTACGGCCTTCACTCTCCTCTCCGGCTCTCCGTTCCTCCATCCCCTTCCACTATTGTCCTTGCCAAGTCGCTGATCGATACGGCAAACATAACACTTATTATTGCCGGCCATAGTTAATCTATAGCCTACATAATAACCAGCAGTATTGGCATGACTGTCGATACTTGCAATGCACCACTACAACTGTGCACCATATATTTAGAGGTTTGCAAGACCAAACTAAAAAACTAGAATTGCGTACCGCATTTTTCCTTTAGCTGGAAATGAATATTGGGACAGAAAGAcggagaagaaaagaaattcACTACTACGAAGTCCATCATCGCAAATGTCCCATCACCATCGGTTTGGACCGAACAGGCGGTGATACCACTACTATCGGTCTCTTTAAAACCGATGGTGATAGTGGATATCACCGTGTGTTTGTATTATGAACTGGCAGTGATATGTTCAAATAGCATCACCTGGGTTGGATTATGACCCGACGGTGATGCCATTTGAACCCTATATATTATCCTTATCTCTCACTCCCTCTAATTTTCTCCCCTGGTTCTTCTCTCTTCCCCgttcttctccctccctctcagGGCCGGCTCTATGAATTCGAGGGCCCTAGAACGAACCAGACGCTATGGTCCGTTagactaaatattttttttatttgtaacATGATAAAAAAGATATTAGTactaataatatatatttaatttgtgAAGAAGATTATTGATAGTATATACAAACTAAAAGAACAGAAAAAAAAGCTAATATAATTACCTCAAATActttataaataaataataagaaAATTAGAACATTAGAAGTTTAAACCTAAATTGTAATATAACATTATCCCGACAAATACTTCTTAGGTAACATTCTAACACCTAAATTGTAAAGGAAAATAAATAGTAAAATTAgaagtttaaacctagaaatctAAGTATCTAACAGAGTCTGATAGTCACAAAGTAACAGATTATTAGATTAGTTATAGTTACTCACCGACGATTTGATGTTGCTGATTGCAAAAGGTTGCTGCGGCGTGGAGGGGATGAGTCAATGCGTCACGATTCAAGGCAGGCCGGCAGCAGGCGATCACCGGACAGCCAGACACCAGCTTCGCCGGACGGTCGGACGGacgccgggcgggcgggcggcggcagccaaAAAAAGGCAGGAGCACGAAGTCTGCGATGCGAAGCGACGCAACGACAGATGGATGACTCGACGCTTCAGTTCTTTTCCGTATGCCGAGCCAAGCGATCTGCAGCCAGTTGCTGTTGGGCCTATACTCGTGTATTGATGTTGTATAGTACATATTTGATCCTGGCCCCCCTCGGCCGTGGGCCCTAGGCGGTCGCCCCTCCCGCCTAGGCCCTGAGCGGGGCctgctccctctcctcccctcctctcccttcccaCGCCTCCACCCTTCCTTCACACGCCTGCTCCCCCTCCACTCCTGCCGCTGGAttccctcctcccccgcctcctCTCCCATGCCACCACCTCACATCCTCTCCGAGGCACAAAGGCCGCGGCTGCACAGGGACATCCgctgattttcttttatttttatttttttagaagggCATCACCGTCATTTCTAGAACCGGCGATGATGCCCGAACCTATCACCGTCGATATAAATTCAGTGCTCCCAAAGCTGGCGATGATGATCTTTTTGAACCAGTGGTGATGGGAGGCGCTGGAGCAGTGATTTATTAGTCGTCACGCCAACTAATTCAAATCTATACAGATCTGCTCAATAATGGGGTTGTACATAACACTATGCTTACACACTCCATATGTTTATAAATAAAActgcaaaataaaataaaactagAAGAAAACGGTAATCGTCTTACCAAAGTTCAACCACCTTATTCGGCCAAACTGTCAAGCCGCCAAGTGGAAATGCGAAATCGCATCTCAGTTAGCCGTCAACGCGTTAGCCAAAGTGATGAACACATGACACGAACAGCGAAGCATTTCAGCAATGATTAGCTGACCATATGCATTTCATCAGTAGTGTACATTTTATACGTATAATAGCAGTCTAGCACTAGCTGAtcattgcatttttttttggcaaaatgtTACATTTTATACACTAGTGTAGCGTATCTCTGTATCCAATTCCGATATCTCCCCATCTTGGGAGGAAGTTGCACATCAAACCTTGCGGTTTAGTTAAGAATACAATCTTTACATGCAAAAATGAAGCAAACAGACGAATCGTACGAGGAGACGACAAGATCGATCGAAAGGTGAAAAATGGTCACCAGATCGATCATGATCCTGCTCGATCGGCCGCGTCATGCGATATGGATCAGCAAGGGTAGGACGATGCCAGGTGCGACGCCAAGCACGGCGAGCACCTCCACACCCTGGCGTGCATCTTGAGCATCTCCCTCGCCCTCTCCCTcgcccgctcgccggcggcgccggcctgcACCAGGTACAGCAGCCTCGCCACCACCCCGACGGCCAGCATCTCCTGCAGCACCGCGGGGGTCGCCGAGTGCCTCGCCACCGCGTGCAGCGCGCGAACCGCGCTCTCGGTGCCCGTGGGCGacagccgcggcgccgcccacgccacggcCGCCAGCCCCGCCGGGTGCGCCACCAGCTCCTGGCGCCCCTCCGCGCAGCCGCACAGATGGTCGATCGCCACCGCCGCGAGCTCGCCCGCCCGCTTGCCGCCGGTGCTGCCGCCGCACCCCTCGTTGAGGAGCAGCTCCACGAGcgccgccatggcgccggccTCCACTGCCCTGATGCGGTTCCGGCCCCACGGGCAGAGCCGGCAGAGCACGTGGAGAGCCAGCTTGACGGCCTTCGGCGGCAACGCCCTGTCCCCGACCACCCGCACCACGCCCTCGATCAGCTCAGCGCTCGCCGAGCTCAGCCGCGAGGGCGGcgtcgccgccagcgccgccttcAGCAGGTGCATCCCGTAGGTGCGCGCCCGGTGGCTCGGCCACTGCAGCACGGACGCAAGGGTGTCCACGAGATCATCGCCGCTCTCGAGGACTCTCTTCAGCGTCTCCTCCGAGAGCTTGAGCGAATGCAGGATGCTCagggccgcctcctccggcgaggTCCCCGTCCCCTTGGGCGATTCTTCCAGCACATCGTGCGCCGGCGATTCCTCTTCTTGGGATCCGCCGGAAGGCTTGGACGACGACGTGCTCGCGGCACGCTCCTTGACGACGGAGACGAGGAACTCCACGGCGCCGGGCGCGCCCTCGACGCAGCGGCGGTTTCGGTCGCTCTCGCCGATGATGTCCGCGAGCTCCCTGAGCGCGGCCATCACCTCGgggcggccgccgctcctcgccgcgccgACGAGCGCGGCGACCCGATCGGCGTCGACGGGCTGGCGCGGGGTGGGGAAGCGCtcgacggcgtgcgcggcgcaCCAGGCCTGGATGAGCCGGCGCAGCGTGTGGTTGGGCGTGGGCTCCAGGTCGCCGGCGCCCAGCGGGAGCTTGGTGACGGGGCAGTCGCCGTGGCCGTCGGTGAACACCCAGCGCTCGATGCTGTCCCGGTCGTAGGTGATCCCCGACGACAGCGTGACCGGGTCCCGCATGACCTCCAGCGAGATAGGGCACACGAAGAACTTGGGCAcctccaccggcgccggcgccggcgaccgctCCATGGATTGATGAATTCTTCTTGATCCTATCTACTCATGAAACTAGGATGGAGTAGCAGATAGAGAGAGTGGGAATGAACAAGATGTGAGGAAGTCTCTGATCGAAACGGGAAAGCCTTCTTCTGGAGCGGAATGGAACTTGCCGGGACGAAGCTCTTATACTAGACGGGGAGGAGAGATCAGAAGCGAGGAGCCGCAAAGTCCGCGGCGTCGCGGCGACAATTGGGCGGCAGTCTTCGTTCGGTGGATTCTTTTCTGCGACtgttttttatagaattttCTGCGACTGTTTGCGCAGTGCAGGCGGTGTTTTGACACAGGTGGTGGTTGATTGCGCTTGCGCTCTCGATCTGGTTGGTGTGGAAGGGAAACTCCATGGCGGGCGCTCCATCTGGGATCGATCCGGGGGAAATTTTAATAGCGAGGTGCTGGGAGGCCCgagatcgccgccgccccgctccgcCAGGGTGGCGGCCGGTCGATCGATCGGGGCCCTCGGTCCGCGCGCGCGGCTGCCGGACGGGGCGGGGCGGCCACCTCGAGGCGCGCGCACGGACCACGAAACGTTCCGCGGCTTTGACCGTCCCCGGGGCGCGGGGTTTTAATTCGCTTTATTTATCCCGCGCGGCCGACCCGtcgactcttcttcttcctcgcgctcGAGTCGGCTGACCTCGAGGGGATTTGACAATTTCGCGCGTCAGCAGCTAGCCGCCGATCTGATCAGCGAGGAAACATTTCAGCATCGCGGAATCAGTTTCACCGGTACTACACTTCTTGCTCGCCGTTCAAAAATTGTGGCGCGCAGTTGGACTATCTGGGGAGTATACCGGAGTAATAAAAGAGAATGATGGGAGAGGGAGACactgaaataaataaattgaTTCTGAATTTTCCTGTTCGATCGGCCCGTTGCAACATGGAAATGGGCCTACCCCTAAAATCCCTATACAACGACTGCTTGCATTGCTTGCTCTCTTTCTGCGGCCTTTGAAGAAACTCTATCGCTAGGTCCTCtctcatgaaaaaaaaaaatatgtgtcattattttttttcatattctTGTGTGCTTCACGTCTACTCTCTCCGATCCAGTGTATTTCTTCATAGCACACGGCTCACACTTCCAAGGGGGAAAATCAATTCAAAATGACCGCCAAGCCCCTAATAGGATAGTACTAGTAATAATCTTCAAAAGCATTTGAATGGCCAAACTAAGACCCCGTTTGTTTCAGCTTGCAGATTTTGACATCTCTTGTGTAAATGCATCCCTATTCCCTCTACCAAATTACTTTATTCTTGATGCTCATATACATTTTCCATTCTTGGGCGTCAAGCAATCCTTAATTAATATGAATACCACTATAGCTCAAATTTGAAACGCACAGATTAAGAGCCTATTCAGCTGGCCTAATGAACAGTGCTCGGCTGGCTTATTACGGCTTATTCCCTCTCACAGAATACTGTTCATTCTACCAGCCGAGCACTATTTATTCTACCAGCCGAACAGGCTCTAAAAGAAGAACAACGCTACACATTAAATTAGTTCTATTTTTTCTATATTAACTAGTACATACATCAGCCGAGTCCCATATCAGCAGAATCTATAATGTGCGTCAAATTCCAACCAGAAAGTCCATtgttgcagttacgaaatgaggctaattcttgtatttttttttccaattagCCCTTTCTTATCCCACCCATTCCAAGCGAGCGagtgcgcgcgcacacacactaTACTTTAACATATATTGTTTGGTGACCCTTGCAGCTTTAGCAAAGTTTGTAGAATCAGACAAAAGCCCTTCTTCTTTTGCTTATGCTTGCAAAAGGGATATTGTACCAATAAACTATGTGGAACGAGCAGTTTTAATGTGCAAAAGGAACATAAATTAGACCTAAAATTGCTAAGGAATAGAAATTTAATCAGTAATTAACAAGGATCACATCGTGTGGGATTCCGAATAGTTCCGTAAAAAGAGCATCGGCCAGACCGTCCAATACATGTGCAGAGCTATCAGCTATAAATCCGATTCACGAGTAATAGCCATAACTAAAAAGAAATCTATCTACAAAGGGACACATTCAACTCAATAAACCCAACTTATCATCACCATAGTCAGATCGGACTTAACCAAGACAGCGCTAACAGCCAGGATGATAAGTTAAATGAAATTTGCCGATgaatctaattacaaaaatgATTTATTCTTAATTCTTAACCAAGACAATCTGATAAGATAATGCTTACGAGCAAACTGGAGATTGAAGCGATGCATCCTTGTTCATCAAAGAAGTCGCCGAAACTACTCTACACTCCTAGTCCTAGGGTTTGTGGCTTGAAGCCGAAAAGAAGAGTATTGATTGATGATTATTCTTTACAAACCCTGAGGTCTACTATTTATTTATGTCCTAAAACTAAGACTCATAGCTTATCACGACGCAACAAACTTATTCCAAAAGAAAATAGCTAAATCTACCATATTCACAAGATCTTTCTATATTAA
This sequence is a window from Panicum virgatum strain AP13 chromosome 7K, P.virgatum_v5, whole genome shotgun sequence. Protein-coding genes within it:
- the LOC120643021 gene encoding E3 ubiquitin-protein ligase PUB23-like, with the protein product MERSPAPAPVEVPKFFVCPISLEVMRDPVTLSSGITYDRDSIERWVFTDGHGDCPVTKLPLGAGDLEPTPNHTLRRLIQAWCAAHAVERFPTPRQPVDADRVAALVGAARSGGRPEVMAALRELADIIGESDRNRRCVEGAPGAVEFLVSVVKERAASTSSSKPSGGSQEEESPAHDVLEESPKGTGTSPEEAALSILHSLKLSEETLKRVLESGDDLVDTLASVLQWPSHRARTYGMHLLKAALAATPPSRLSSASAELIEGVVRVVGDRALPPKAVKLALHVLCRLCPWGRNRIRAVEAGAMAALVELLLNEGCGGSTGGKRAGELAAVAIDHLCGCAEGRQELVAHPAGLAAVAWAAPRLSPTGTESAVRALHAVARHSATPAVLQEMLAVGVVARLLYLVQAGAAGERARERAREMLKMHARVWRCSPCLASHLASSYPC